One Methylomarinovum tepidoasis DNA window includes the following coding sequences:
- a CDS encoding efflux RND transporter permease subunit, with the protein MIERLIEFSLKNRLLIGVLLVLVMAAGFHSYRQLPVDAFPDVSPNLVQVFTLTEGLAPNEVEMYVTYPVEAAMTGLPGIEKIRSVSNFGLSVVNVYFKDDMDIYFARQLVNERLQEAREQIPPGFGNPQMGPISTGMGLVLFYYLEDSTGRYSLEELRTLQDWVVKFNLQTVPGVTEVLGIGGFEKQYQVVVDPDALLSYDLTLAELVHRIEANNLNVGAQYLVMGGEQLIVRSVGLAKGIDDLGNIVVKTVDGRPVYLRQVADIRIGGAIRYGLQTRNGEGEVVAGMVIKLYGSNASTVIERVEKKIAEINRALPEGVRIKPYYQQKDIVEAAVHTVTSALVQGIVLVALVLLVFMGGFRPSLVVAVAIPFSVLFAFIAMKWLGMSANLMSLGGLAIAIGMMVDGTIVMVENVDRHLALAPADEPRWHVVRRACLEVGRPIVFAIAIIIVVFLPLFTLQGVEGKTFRPLAYTVALAMLGSLIYALLAAPMVSDLLLRRKRAQSGGDRLAGSVDGPDGHPQAPREGFTASPGESVPSASQEVWLVRKLLAFYRPWVAWFVHHPKAAIGLALGLFVVGSAVFPFLGSEFTPKLREGTLVVRLTMAPSIALEESKRLTLIAERRLMGIPEVVGVTSRIGRGEVGAHTDPVNSAEMYVLLKPKDQWRRPGDQEFVEAEVRKKLQGMPGILVNLTQPIEMTVDELLEGVRAELAIKLFGDNLDVLKAKADEIAAVVRQVQGAADVQVAQVSGTPQLLIRPDREKVARYGLNIEDVQATLRTAVGGETAGQVFEGIRRFDIYVRYRKDARDTPAAIAELLVPGPGGIRVPLSQVAEIRPVVGPRQITRENNQRFITIQANVVGRDIGSFVAEAQEAIDARIKLPPGYLVTWGGQFRLQQEANKRLAVVVPITLLGVALLLYSSFGSVKNTALILLNIPLALVGGVLALGLTGQHLSVPSSVGFIALFGIALENGMVLVTYLNQLVREGLSLTEASVRGACLRLRPVLMTAVTTALGLIPLLVSSGTGSEVQRPLATVVIGGLVTSTVLTLLVLPALYRWFAIEAEESH; encoded by the coding sequence ATGATCGAACGACTCATCGAATTTTCCCTCAAAAACCGCCTGCTGATCGGTGTGCTGCTGGTATTGGTGATGGCGGCCGGATTCCACAGCTATCGGCAACTGCCGGTAGACGCCTTTCCCGACGTCTCGCCCAACCTGGTCCAGGTGTTCACCCTCACCGAGGGACTGGCCCCCAACGAGGTGGAGATGTACGTCACCTATCCGGTGGAGGCAGCCATGACCGGCTTGCCGGGCATCGAGAAGATCCGCTCGGTGTCCAACTTCGGTCTGTCGGTGGTGAACGTCTATTTCAAGGACGACATGGACATCTACTTCGCCCGCCAGCTGGTCAACGAGCGTCTGCAGGAGGCCCGCGAGCAGATCCCGCCCGGCTTCGGCAATCCGCAGATGGGGCCCATTTCCACCGGTATGGGGCTGGTGTTGTTCTACTATCTGGAGGACAGCACCGGACGTTATTCCCTGGAAGAGCTGCGCACCCTGCAGGACTGGGTGGTCAAGTTCAACCTCCAGACCGTGCCCGGGGTCACCGAAGTGCTCGGCATCGGCGGCTTCGAGAAGCAGTACCAGGTGGTGGTCGATCCCGACGCCCTGTTGAGCTACGATCTCACCCTGGCGGAACTGGTCCACCGCATCGAAGCCAACAATCTCAACGTCGGCGCCCAGTATCTGGTGATGGGGGGAGAACAGCTCATCGTCCGTTCCGTCGGATTGGCCAAGGGCATCGACGATCTGGGCAACATCGTGGTCAAGACCGTGGATGGCCGCCCGGTCTATCTGCGCCAAGTGGCCGACATCCGCATTGGCGGGGCGATCCGCTACGGGCTTCAGACCCGCAATGGCGAAGGCGAGGTGGTCGCCGGCATGGTGATCAAGCTCTACGGCAGCAACGCCTCCACCGTGATCGAGCGGGTGGAGAAGAAAATCGCCGAGATCAACCGCGCCCTGCCGGAAGGGGTCCGGATCAAGCCGTACTACCAACAGAAGGACATCGTCGAGGCAGCGGTGCACACCGTCACTTCGGCCCTGGTCCAGGGCATCGTCCTGGTGGCTCTGGTGCTGCTGGTTTTCATGGGCGGTTTCCGCCCCAGTCTGGTGGTGGCGGTGGCGATCCCGTTTTCGGTGCTGTTCGCTTTCATCGCCATGAAGTGGCTCGGCATGTCGGCCAACCTGATGTCCCTGGGCGGACTGGCCATCGCCATCGGCATGATGGTGGACGGCACCATCGTCATGGTGGAGAACGTGGACCGCCATCTGGCCCTGGCGCCCGCCGACGAACCCCGCTGGCACGTGGTGCGGCGTGCCTGTCTGGAGGTGGGCCGGCCCATCGTCTTCGCCATCGCCATCATCATCGTGGTGTTCCTGCCCCTGTTCACCTTGCAGGGCGTGGAAGGCAAGACCTTCCGTCCCTTGGCCTACACCGTGGCTCTGGCGATGCTGGGGTCGCTGATCTACGCCCTGTTGGCGGCGCCGATGGTGAGTGATCTGTTGTTGCGGCGCAAGCGTGCCCAAAGTGGAGGGGACAGGCTTGCCGGGAGTGTGGATGGCCCGGACGGCCATCCTCAAGCCCCCAGGGAAGGGTTCACGGCGTCTCCCGGCGAGTCTGTCCCCTCCGCTTCCCAGGAAGTCTGGCTGGTCCGCAAGCTGCTGGCTTTCTACCGCCCCTGGGTCGCCTGGTTCGTCCACCATCCCAAGGCGGCGATCGGACTGGCGCTGGGTCTGTTCGTGGTAGGATCGGCGGTGTTTCCCTTTCTCGGTTCCGAGTTCACCCCCAAGCTGCGTGAGGGCACCCTGGTGGTGCGTCTGACCATGGCGCCCTCCATTGCGCTGGAGGAAAGCAAACGCCTGACCCTGATCGCCGAACGGCGGCTGATGGGCATTCCCGAAGTGGTCGGGGTCACCAGCCGCATCGGCCGCGGCGAAGTAGGGGCCCACACCGATCCGGTCAACTCGGCGGAGATGTACGTGCTGCTCAAACCCAAGGACCAGTGGCGCCGGCCCGGGGACCAGGAATTCGTCGAGGCCGAAGTGCGAAAGAAGCTCCAGGGGATGCCCGGCATTCTGGTCAACCTGACCCAGCCCATCGAGATGACCGTGGACGAACTGCTCGAAGGGGTGCGGGCCGAGCTTGCGATCAAGCTGTTCGGCGATAACCTCGACGTCCTCAAGGCCAAGGCTGATGAGATCGCCGCCGTGGTGCGCCAGGTCCAGGGCGCCGCCGACGTGCAGGTGGCCCAGGTGAGTGGCACGCCGCAGCTCCTGATCCGCCCGGACCGGGAGAAAGTGGCCCGCTATGGCCTTAACATCGAGGACGTGCAGGCCACGTTGCGGACCGCCGTGGGCGGCGAAACCGCCGGTCAGGTGTTCGAAGGCATCCGCCGCTTCGACATCTACGTGCGCTACCGCAAGGACGCCCGCGACACCCCGGCGGCCATCGCCGAGCTGCTGGTGCCGGGGCCCGGCGGCATCCGCGTGCCCCTGTCCCAGGTGGCCGAAATCCGTCCCGTGGTCGGCCCGCGCCAGATCACCCGGGAGAACAATCAGCGCTTCATCACCATCCAGGCCAATGTGGTGGGCCGCGACATCGGCTCCTTCGTCGCCGAGGCCCAGGAAGCCATCGATGCCCGAATCAAGCTGCCGCCGGGCTATCTGGTGACCTGGGGCGGTCAGTTCCGTCTCCAGCAGGAGGCCAACAAGCGCCTGGCGGTGGTGGTGCCGATCACTCTGCTGGGGGTGGCGTTGCTGCTCTACAGCAGCTTCGGCTCGGTCAAAAACACCGCCCTGATCCTGCTCAACATCCCCCTGGCCCTGGTGGGTGGCGTGCTGGCCCTGGGACTGACCGGCCAGCATCTGTCGGTGCCGTCTTCGGTGGGCTTCATCGCCCTGTTCGGCATCGCCCTGGAGAACGGCATGGTGCTGGTGACCTATCTGAACCAGTTGGTGCGCGAGGGATTGTCCCTGACAGAGGCTTCGGTCCGTGGCGCCTGCCTGCGCCTGCGGCCGGTGCTGATGACCGCGGTCACCACCGCTCTGGGTCTGATCCCGCTGCTGGTTTCCAGCGGCACCGGTTCCGAGGTGCAGCGCCCCCTGGCGACGGTGGTGATCGGCGGTCTGGTCACTTCCACGGTGCTGACGCTGCTGGTGCTGCCAGCGTTGTACCGCTGGTTCGCCATCGAAGCAGAAGAGAGTCATTGA
- a CDS encoding TolC family protein: MKSYWWLGLMLIFGIAQAETTDQLTLEQALAQAERRNPSLAAIRARYEALRTLPDQAGSLPDPEISFNALNLPVDTFDIPQEAMTQLQLGLSQKFPFPGKLRLKAEAAEWEARAAGDDVEEWRLRLRRDVEGLWWRLFYLDRALEIVSLNQNLLRQFVEIAQTKYKVGQGLQQDVLLAQLELSRLIDRELQLQGLRAQEAARINALLDRPADTPVTLPRSTPRQLPEPAAEARLFTLAAHNRPLLARVRKQIEAAKTRVALAKKDFFPDFKLGAAHGFRSGRNPDGSSRTDFLSLKLSMSVPLYFATKQARAVDQRQSELIRERFQWQDTWNRVRAEIASALADYRRARNQVVLFDRGIIPQARQTVASMLAGYQVGKVDFLNLVSAQITLYNYEIQYWKTLAEARQALAKLEAAVGKPVTSQKGAK; encoded by the coding sequence ATGAAATCCTATTGGTGGCTTGGCCTGATGCTGATCTTCGGTATCGCCCAGGCCGAAACGACCGATCAACTGACCCTGGAACAAGCCCTGGCGCAGGCGGAACGCCGCAACCCGTCCCTGGCGGCGATCCGCGCCCGCTATGAGGCGCTTCGGACCCTCCCGGATCAGGCCGGCAGCCTGCCGGACCCGGAGATCAGCTTCAACGCCCTCAATCTGCCGGTCGATACCTTCGACATCCCCCAGGAGGCCATGACCCAGTTGCAGCTGGGGCTGAGCCAGAAGTTCCCTTTCCCCGGCAAACTGAGACTCAAGGCCGAGGCGGCCGAATGGGAGGCGCGGGCCGCCGGCGACGACGTCGAGGAATGGCGGCTGCGCCTGCGGCGCGACGTGGAAGGTCTGTGGTGGCGGCTGTTCTATCTCGATCGTGCCCTGGAGATCGTCTCCCTCAACCAGAACCTTTTGCGCCAGTTCGTCGAGATCGCCCAGACCAAGTACAAAGTGGGCCAGGGGTTGCAGCAGGACGTCCTGCTGGCCCAGCTGGAACTGTCGCGCCTCATCGACCGGGAACTGCAGCTGCAGGGGCTGCGGGCGCAGGAAGCGGCCCGGATCAACGCATTGCTCGACCGCCCGGCGGACACTCCGGTGACCCTGCCCCGCAGCACCCCCCGGCAACTGCCGGAACCGGCTGCGGAAGCCCGGCTGTTCACCTTGGCGGCGCATAACCGCCCTCTGCTGGCGCGGGTGCGTAAACAGATAGAGGCCGCCAAGACCCGGGTCGCGCTCGCCAAGAAAGACTTCTTCCCGGACTTCAAACTGGGAGCAGCCCACGGATTCCGCAGCGGCCGCAATCCGGATGGCTCCAGCCGCACCGATTTCCTGAGCTTGAAGCTGAGCATGAGCGTGCCCCTGTATTTCGCCACCAAGCAGGCCCGGGCGGTGGACCAGCGCCAGAGCGAACTGATCCGCGAGCGGTTCCAGTGGCAAGACACCTGGAACCGGGTCCGCGCCGAGATCGCCTCGGCCCTGGCCGACTACCGCCGTGCCCGCAACCAGGTGGTGCTGTTCGACCGGGGCATCATCCCCCAGGCCCGCCAGACGGTGGCATCGATGCTGGCCGGGTATCAGGTGGGCAAAGTGGACTTCCTCAACCTGGTCAGCGCCCAGATCACCCTCTACAACTACGAAATCCAGTACTGGAAGACCCTGGCCGAAGCGCGCCAGGCGCTGGCGAAGCTGGAAGCTGCCGTCGGCAAACCTGTCACAAGCCAAAAAGGAGCCAAATGA
- a CDS encoding efflux RND transporter periplasmic adaptor subunit yields MMPWKWIVIVLIALSVGLGSGYWLASRQVGPKPSAVSAGGCDEPMFYRHPMNPAITSKTPAKDEMGMDYIPVYPPGCPGATEAGGPPGTVVIDPTVVQTIGVRTAKVVRRDFSHPIHTVGRVSYDEDLLARLHPKTEGWIEKLYISETGEFVARNAELLSLYSPQLVSSEQEYLLALKSLRLLKDSPFEDISHGAREMVKSARERLELLDVPEHQIRELEQTGRIMKSLHIHSPFDGYVVHIGVREGQYVTPQTELYLIADLSKVWVYADIYEYELPWVRVGDPAEITLTAVPGRVFRGQVVYVYPYADPKTRTIKVRLEFDNPDLILKPELFANATLHTRPKTGVLTIPSEAVVRTGLKEHVFVVKGPGRFEPRIVELGVPADGWVEVLAGLSEGEEVVVSSQFLIDSESRLQEALSKFTEPAKQKMPGMKHMDGMQHGGGHD; encoded by the coding sequence ATGATGCCGTGGAAATGGATCGTGATCGTGCTGATCGCCTTGAGTGTGGGTCTGGGGTCCGGCTACTGGCTGGCCAGCCGTCAGGTTGGGCCAAAGCCCTCTGCCGTCAGCGCCGGCGGCTGTGATGAGCCCATGTTCTACCGCCACCCCATGAACCCGGCCATCACTTCCAAGACGCCCGCCAAGGACGAGATGGGCATGGACTACATCCCCGTCTATCCGCCCGGCTGTCCCGGCGCCACAGAGGCCGGCGGCCCGCCGGGGACGGTGGTGATCGATCCCACCGTGGTCCAGACCATCGGTGTGCGCACCGCCAAGGTGGTTCGCCGCGACTTTTCCCACCCCATCCACACCGTCGGCCGGGTCAGCTACGACGAAGACCTGCTCGCCCGCCTCCATCCCAAGACCGAGGGCTGGATCGAAAAGCTCTATATCAGCGAAACCGGTGAATTCGTCGCCCGCAATGCCGAGCTGCTGAGCCTCTACTCCCCCCAGCTGGTTTCCAGCGAGCAGGAATACCTGCTGGCGCTCAAGAGCCTGCGCCTGCTGAAAGACAGCCCCTTCGAGGACATCAGCCATGGCGCCCGGGAGATGGTCAAAAGCGCCCGCGAGCGGCTGGAGCTGCTGGACGTGCCGGAACACCAGATCCGCGAACTGGAGCAGACCGGCCGGATCATGAAAAGCCTCCATATCCATTCGCCCTTCGACGGCTATGTGGTCCACATAGGGGTACGCGAGGGCCAGTACGTCACCCCCCAGACCGAGCTGTATCTGATAGCGGATCTGAGCAAGGTCTGGGTCTATGCCGACATCTACGAATACGAACTGCCCTGGGTGCGGGTGGGCGATCCGGCGGAGATCACCCTGACCGCCGTCCCCGGGCGGGTGTTCCGGGGGCAGGTGGTCTACGTCTACCCTTACGCCGATCCCAAGACCCGCACCATCAAGGTCCGCCTAGAGTTCGACAATCCCGACCTGATCCTGAAGCCGGAACTGTTCGCCAACGCCACCCTCCACACCCGCCCCAAAACCGGCGTGCTAACCATCCCCAGCGAGGCGGTGGTGCGCACCGGTCTCAAGGAGCATGTTTTCGTGGTCAAGGGTCCGGGCCGGTTCGAACCGCGCATCGTCGAGCTGGGCGTTCCCGCCGACGGCTGGGTTGAGGTCCTGGCGGGGCTTTCCGAAGGCGAGGAGGTGGTAGTTTCCAGCCAGTTCCTGATCGATTCCGAATCCAGGCTGCAAGAGGCGCTGTCCAAGTTCACCGAGCCGGCGAAGCAGAAAATGCCGGGAATGAAGCATATGGACGGCATGCAGCACGGAGGCGGCCATGATTGA
- a CDS encoding efflux RND transporter periplasmic adaptor subunit gives MKISLWIVLLTGLLLARAPAAGEPQHEDHEHEHEHEALHLAPAVLKEFGIELATAARGRLALTRHLSGEVVAAPDRLYHVVPQVAGIVRQVFKEVGDRAEAGEPLAQLSSRELAQARAELLIAKSRLDLANANLARERQLYRKGITSRREFLQTQQAQIAAAVALDAARHRLQALGLTRAEIDRLLENHQEVDLSRYLLRAPATGQVIEKHAALGEFLRSDRSAFVLADLSRVWVLLTVYQKDLPDVRPGQPVRIGAEGFEPAEGTIDYVSPVLDEATRTAQARVILDNPGRLWRPGMFVGAEVTVAEVEGLVVPAEAVVAIEMQPMVFVREDDRFEPRPVRLGRRNPWQVEILSGLRPGETYVARHAFLLKAELGKGEMDAGHHH, from the coding sequence ATGAAAATTTCCCTTTGGATCGTATTGTTGACCGGCCTGCTGCTCGCACGGGCACCGGCCGCCGGAGAACCACAGCACGAAGACCATGAACATGAGCACGAACACGAAGCGCTGCATTTGGCGCCGGCGGTGCTGAAGGAGTTCGGTATCGAGCTGGCCACCGCCGCCCGCGGCAGGCTGGCGCTGACTCGTCATCTCAGCGGCGAAGTGGTGGCCGCTCCCGATCGTCTCTATCATGTGGTGCCCCAGGTAGCCGGCATCGTCCGGCAGGTGTTCAAAGAAGTGGGGGACCGGGCCGAAGCCGGCGAGCCGCTGGCGCAGCTCAGCAGCCGGGAACTGGCCCAGGCCCGGGCCGAGCTGCTGATTGCCAAGAGCCGGTTGGATCTGGCCAATGCCAATCTGGCCCGCGAAAGGCAACTGTACCGCAAGGGGATCACCTCCAGACGGGAATTCCTGCAGACCCAACAGGCCCAGATCGCCGCCGCCGTCGCCCTGGACGCGGCCCGCCACCGCCTCCAGGCCCTTGGGCTGACCCGGGCGGAGATCGACCGTCTGCTTGAGAACCACCAGGAGGTGGACCTGTCCCGCTATCTGCTGCGGGCGCCTGCGACCGGTCAGGTGATCGAGAAGCACGCGGCTCTGGGGGAGTTCCTTCGCAGTGACCGCAGCGCCTTCGTGCTCGCTGATCTGAGTCGGGTCTGGGTCTTGCTGACGGTGTATCAGAAAGACCTGCCCGACGTGCGTCCCGGCCAGCCGGTGCGCATCGGGGCGGAAGGGTTCGAGCCAGCCGAAGGTACGATCGACTACGTCAGCCCCGTGCTCGACGAAGCCACCCGCACCGCCCAGGCTCGGGTGATTCTGGACAATCCCGGGCGGCTGTGGCGGCCGGGGATGTTCGTGGGGGCCGAGGTGACCGTGGCTGAGGTCGAGGGACTGGTGGTCCCGGCCGAAGCGGTGGTGGCGATCGAGATGCAGCCGATGGTGTTCGTGCGCGAGGACGACCGTTTCGAGCCGCGTCCGGTCCGGCTGGGCCGGCGCAACCCCTGGCAGGTGGAAATTCTTTCCGGTCTGCGGCCCGGTGAGACCTACGTGGCCCGTCACGCCTTTCTGCTCAAGGCCGAACTCGGCAAGGGCGAAATGGACGCCGGTCATCACCACTGA
- a CDS encoding TolC family protein, translated as MQVFPGGTVFATGGRSFLLAALIVTMPGQAAVPEPPPPAAESSGAEAPVPKILNLRTALALSLRHNPRLNAATWEIQVREARRIRAGLLPNPRLRIAVEDFGGSGSHRGYNVAETTLMLSQLIELGGKRGKRHRLASSERDLAIWDYEARRLQTALSTRQAFIEVLAAQEELALSQRMEALAERLYATVDARVRAGEVSRLQRYKARVELAQARLASAEARTRLADARQRLAASWGDLVPRFDRAVGDLSRLASLPPLETLVARLAQNPDVARWATEMVRRQRQLELARALTIPDLTVRGGVRQYAENGDVAAVAVFQVPLFLFNDQRTQVTEARAGLGQAEQRRRAALVEARRQLVAAYQRWRRADVQARLLRDEVLPNAEAAFTAIRDAYRLGKVGVLDLIDAQRTLFTARRRQLAAWMAWHLWQAAVERLLGSLPQDSTLPVHEASS; from the coding sequence ATGCAGGTATTCCCTGGCGGAACCGTATTCGCCACCGGCGGCCGATCGTTTTTGCTGGCCGCTTTGATCGTCACCATGCCCGGACAGGCGGCGGTCCCGGAACCGCCGCCCCCTGCGGCAGAGTCTTCCGGGGCCGAAGCGCCGGTCCCCAAGATCCTTAACCTGAGAACGGCTCTGGCCCTGAGCCTGCGCCACAACCCCCGCCTCAACGCCGCCACCTGGGAAATCCAGGTCCGCGAAGCGCGCAGGATTCGGGCCGGACTGTTGCCCAACCCGCGTCTCAGAATCGCCGTGGAGGATTTCGGGGGGTCCGGCAGCCATCGCGGCTACAACGTCGCCGAAACCACCTTGATGCTGAGTCAGCTGATCGAGCTGGGGGGCAAGCGCGGCAAGCGCCACCGTCTCGCCAGCAGTGAACGCGACCTGGCGATCTGGGACTACGAGGCCCGGCGGCTGCAGACTGCTCTGAGCACCCGTCAGGCGTTCATCGAGGTGCTCGCCGCCCAGGAGGAACTGGCGCTGTCCCAGCGTATGGAGGCTCTGGCGGAGCGGCTGTACGCTACTGTCGACGCCCGGGTGCGGGCCGGTGAAGTGTCGCGCCTGCAACGTTACAAGGCGCGGGTGGAACTGGCCCAGGCCCGTCTGGCCAGCGCCGAGGCCCGCACTCGGCTGGCGGATGCCCGCCAGCGCCTGGCTGCCTCCTGGGGGGATCTGGTCCCGCGCTTCGATCGCGCCGTCGGCGATCTGAGCCGGCTGGCCTCCCTTCCCCCGCTGGAAACGCTGGTCGCCCGGCTGGCGCAGAATCCTGATGTGGCCCGTTGGGCCACCGAGATGGTACGGCGTCAGCGCCAGCTGGAATTGGCGCGGGCATTGACGATTCCCGACCTGACGGTCCGGGGCGGTGTCCGCCAATATGCCGAAAACGGTGATGTGGCAGCGGTCGCCGTGTTTCAGGTGCCTTTGTTTCTGTTCAACGATCAGCGCACACAGGTGACGGAGGCCCGGGCCGGACTGGGACAGGCCGAACAGCGCCGCCGTGCCGCCCTGGTGGAAGCCCGCCGCCAGCTGGTCGCCGCCTATCAGCGCTGGCGCCGGGCAGACGTGCAGGCCCGATTGCTGCGCGACGAGGTGCTGCCCAACGCCGAGGCGGCGTTCACGGCGATCCGGGACGCCTACCGTCTCGGTAAGGTCGGCGTTCTCGACCTGATCGACGCCCAGCGCACCCTGTTCACCGCCAGGCGCCGCCAGCTGGCGGCCTGGATGGCCTGGCATCTCTGGCAAGCGGCGGTCGAGCGTCTGCTCGGCAGTCTGCCGCAGGATTCCACCCTACCTGTTCACGAGGCATCGTCATGA
- a CDS encoding cupin domain-containing protein → MKRILTLTSLVLLIATKAWATGMLQRDVLLARPVTLPDAHIVTRVIRVTFPPGFRTPKHIHKGPGPRYVLSGEIRIIDKEGAKIYRQGQVFWETGEPMVAENAAAGETVLLIFEMTPEKQAESTPRRRKIVIRPQR, encoded by the coding sequence ATGAAACGCATACTGACACTGACCAGTCTGGTCCTACTGATCGCCACGAAGGCATGGGCGACCGGCATGCTTCAACGGGACGTATTGCTGGCCCGTCCCGTGACCCTGCCGGACGCCCATATCGTCACCCGGGTGATCCGGGTCACCTTCCCGCCCGGCTTCCGCACCCCTAAGCACATCCACAAGGGCCCCGGGCCCCGCTACGTGCTCTCGGGAGAAATCCGCATCATCGACAAGGAAGGCGCCAAAATCTACCGCCAGGGACAGGTGTTCTGGGAAACCGGCGAGCCGATGGTGGCGGAAAACGCCGCCGCCGGCGAGACGGTACTGTTGATCTTCGAGATGACGCCCGAAAAGCAAGCAGAATCCACGCCGCGCCGCCGCAAGATCGTCATTCGACCACAACGTTAA
- a CDS encoding beta-class carbonic anhydrase, which yields MSKIVEEVLKANEQYAATFDKGDLPMPPARHFAILTCMDARLDPAKYAGLSEGDAHVIRNAGGRASDDAIRSLVISYKLLGTREWFVIHHTDCGMETFTDQIMENLLASSLKTAQLTGEGWKDVGEGPGSPWGKYIRWLTIENQKQSVVDDVVRIKSHPLVPAEIPVYGYIYDCKTGRLIEVPEATEAGRAR from the coding sequence ATGAGCAAGATCGTCGAAGAAGTCCTGAAAGCCAACGAACAGTATGCCGCCACCTTCGACAAGGGCGACCTGCCGATGCCGCCGGCGCGGCACTTCGCCATCCTCACCTGCATGGACGCCCGCCTCGATCCGGCCAAGTACGCCGGCCTGTCCGAGGGAGACGCCCACGTGATCCGCAACGCCGGAGGGCGGGCCAGCGACGACGCCATCCGCTCCCTGGTGATCTCCTACAAGCTGTTGGGCACCCGGGAATGGTTCGTGATCCATCACACCGACTGCGGCATGGAGACTTTCACCGATCAGATCATGGAGAACCTGCTCGCCAGCAGCCTCAAGACCGCTCAGCTGACCGGGGAAGGCTGGAAGGACGTGGGCGAAGGTCCCGGCTCGCCCTGGGGCAAGTACATCCGCTGGCTCACCATCGAAAACCAGAAACAGAGCGTGGTCGATGACGTGGTGCGGATCAAATCCCACCCGCTGGTACCGGCGGAGATTCCGGTCTACGGTTACATCTACGACTGCAAGACCGGCCGCCTGATCGAAGTGCCCGAAGCCACCGAGGCCGGCCGGGCCCGGTAA